The region ACGCGTCCGGGTGGGCCTGGAGGTTGAGCCACCAGGCGGGGGCACCCTCACCCCACCCGTTCATCGCCACCCCGACCAGATTCGGGCCATCCTCGAAGTACGCGATGATGACGCTGCGCTGCTGACCGGTGCGGCGGCCGGTCGTGCTCAGCCGCAGCATGCCCCAGCGGTGCTCGCGTGGTCGCCACAGCCCGACCCGGCGGCCGGTGAACCGGTACAGGCCCCGGTGCACCGACCAGGCCAGCCGGATGAACCACCGCGGCGGAAGCCACGGAGCCTTCGTGCCCTGGCCATCGGACATGACGACCTCCTCCGCCGACCGACGCTGATGGCCCGCAGGCATGCCGCGTGCGATTGATGACCACCACTGTGGACCGGGATCCTAAGTCTCCCGGCGCGAGCGCGGCTTGCGTCCTGTTGTCCGTGATCCGACCAAGGATCGAACCGATCGGTGCAAGCCTGGCCTCGGCGGCCGGGTGAGCTACCGCTGCCAGGCGTCGACGGTGCGTACGCCGTCGCGGACGACCCGGTCCAGG is a window of Micromonospora sp. WMMD961 DNA encoding:
- a CDS encoding nitroreductase/quinone reductase family protein produces the protein MSDGQGTKAPWLPPRWFIRLAWSVHRGLYRFTGRRVGLWRPREHRWGMLRLSTTGRRTGQQRSVIIAYFEDGPNLVGVAMNGWGEGAPAWWLNLQAHPDASVELADGQRLVRGRPATADERSRLWPRFREADKNFEAHAARRSSETTVVVLELRSDGDSGG